One genomic segment of Hordeum vulgare subsp. vulgare chromosome 2H, MorexV3_pseudomolecules_assembly, whole genome shotgun sequence includes these proteins:
- the LOC123426086 gene encoding uncharacterized protein LOC123426086 — MSSSSYVVVPRCSVIFDGTNYAEFVGFMRGLLLWGVLSGELPCPPCPLAPVAPTPPVPPVLAANASQADRDAAKVLDDVVVDAYDQHVSAYSDALSVYRDDLSAYTQWCNDDARVAAVLTVSVLPQFASEFMGLGTVAAMWSCLCQRYQPSGDALYLSVVRQEHALQQGDSSVDEFYTQSSAIWRQLDSLRTAVCGACRCCQTMRFDLEFQRVHEFLARLRFEFEPWRAHLLARDHVPIIEVLAELRAEETRLRSAGLLAVPFVLAVRAPVPSALPLLPTPAGGWVALLMLRRADRVVIQSVATAPG; from the coding sequence ATGTCTTCTTCGAGCTATGTTGTTGTTCCTCGGTGCTCGGTGATCTTCGATGGCACCAACTATGCTGAGTTTGTGGGCTTCATGCGTGGTCTTCTGCTGTGGGGCGTTCTCTCTGGTGAACTCCCCTGTCCGCCATGCCCTCTTGCTCCCGTGGCTCCTACCCCGCCGGTGCCGCCTGTTCTGGCTGCAAATGCTTCTCAGGCTGATCGGGATGCAGCCAAGGTTCTTGATGATGTTGTGGTCGATGCTTATGATCAACATGTATCTGCTTATTCAGATGCTCTTTCTGTCTACCGGGATGATCTGTCTGCTTATACTCAGTGGTGCAATGATGATGCTCGGGTTGCTGCTGTTCTCACTGTGAGTGTCCTCCCTCAGTTTGCCTCGGAGTTCATGGGTCTCGGCACCGTTGCAGCAATGTGGTCTTGTCTCTGTCAGCGCTATcagccctctggtgatgctctCTACCTATCTGTGGtgcgtcaggagcatgctcttcagcaaggTGACTCTTCTGTTGATGAGTTCTACACACAGAGTTccgctatctggcgccagcttgacTCTCTTCGGACAGCTGTTTGTGGCGCTTGCCGTTGTTGCCAGACTATGCGGTTTGACTTGGAGTTTCAGCGTGTCCATGAGTTCTTAGCTCGCCTCCGCTTCGAGTTTGAGCCTTGGCGTGCTCACTTGCTTGCTCGAGACCATGTTCCTATCATAGAGGTTCTTGCTGAGCTTCGTGCCGAGGAGACTCGCCTTCGTTCTGCTGGGTTGCTTGCGGTTCCCTTTGTGTTGGCTGTCCGAGCTCCCGTGCCATCTGCACTGCCACTCCTGCCCACACCCGCAGGGGGATGGGTCGCCCTCCTTATGCTGAGAAGGGCCGATCGCGTCGTGATACAGTCTGTGGCTACTGCTCCAGGTTAG